CGCACACTGAAATTGCATCAATATTGCCACGCAACATATCATCATATTCAAGCCGAAAATCTGATACTGAGGTCTCTTGTAAATCGACCGGGAGTATTGCTGATAATTGTTGACGAATGAGCTTGCCTGCACCAGCAGTAACCCCTTGTTCGTCGATATAGTCAAAGGGTGGGAAAGTGCCATCAACACCAATATGAACAACAGGATTTGCGTGAGCCCAAGTCACTAAGTCGGTAGGTAAGTTTTCTGCCATTCCATTTTGTAGGAAGAAGGACTGTAGAAAGAAAAATACGATGAATGAAGACTTGTTTAGTTTTATCATAAGAAATAAACACTTAAATTATAAATAACATTTATTATTTTTATACAGTCTAGTCTATTATGGATTAAAGATTAAGCGATTAGAACATATAGTTATGCCAAGTAATTTTAGTGATATTAATGCCTTAGTTATCGATAACAACAGCAGTATGAGACAAATCATGGTCTCAATGTTGCGCGTTATGGGCATGAAGACTGTGATAGTTGCCAATAGTGAAAGTCAATGTATGCAGCTAATTACTGCAGAAAACATCAATTTAGTGGTCTGTGGTTGGAACTTACCAAAACTGAACGCTCTTTCAGTATTAAAAAAGTTACGTGACAATGAAAACACCATGAAAACTCCCTTTGTGATTGTCTCTACCATGATCGAGCAAGACCTTATTAAACAAGCGATTGCAATGGGTGTGTCAGAGTATTTAGTTCCCCCATTTAATAAAAAAATATTTGAAAAACGTATAAATAAAGCACTCAAAATGCCAATACAGGCAAGTGCAACAAGCCTATCCCGTACTATCAATAGCAAGCGATTTAGTCAAAAAGTCCATTGTGGTGAATTAAATGTATTAGTTGTTGATGATATTGCCGATAACATTGCAATTATCAAAGAACTCATTAAAGACAAATATAGAGTCAAAGCTGCGTTAAATGCTAAGACAGCAATGAAGATTTGCTTGTCTGATTTACCACCCGATTTAATACTACTCGACATTATGATGCCAGAAGTTGACGGGTTAACTTTGTGTAAGCAACTTAAGGAAAACCCGTTAACACAAAATATTGTCGTTATCTTTTTAACCGCACTTTCTGAAACAGAGGATGTTGTTAAGGGGCTTTCTCTTGGTGCGGTCGATTATATTACTAAACCTATTGTTCCAGCAATATTGTTAGCCCGCATAGAAGTGCACAGTAAAATCATTTTGAATCAACGCACCATACAAGGTCAAATAGATGATTTTTTGCAGAAAAATGAGATATTCGTTCAGTATAATGACAACACATACAATAAGTTAACTAGGCTATTGCATGATAGTGCTGAAACATTAATTGAACTGTCTCCCACTGTTAATACAAAACCTTCCAGACGTTCTTTATCACAATTAAAATACAATATTGGCATGAGTACCTTGTTACTTGATAGCGGCCATGTTTTAGCAAAATTACAACAGAATAATTACACACTAACTCTTACTAAA
The DNA window shown above is from Colwellia psychrerythraea 34H and carries:
- a CDS encoding response regulator, encoding MPSNFSDINALVIDNNSSMRQIMVSMLRVMGMKTVIVANSESQCMQLITAENINLVVCGWNLPKLNALSVLKKLRDNENTMKTPFVIVSTMIEQDLIKQAIAMGVSEYLVPPFNKKIFEKRINKALKMPIQASATSLSRTINSKRFSQKVHCGELNVLVVDDIADNIAIIKELIKDKYRVKAALNAKTAMKICLSDLPPDLILLDIMMPEVDGLTLCKQLKENPLTQNIVVIFLTALSETEDVVKGLSLGAVDYITKPIVPAILLARIEVHSKIILNQRTIQGQIDDFLQKNEIFVQYNDNTYNKLTRLLHDSAETLIELSPTVNTKPSRRSLSQLKYNIGMSTLLLDSGHVLAKLQQNNYTLTLTKEKLGNLLFPILSIFDFIIASKNIEAFDNIDESININCDKKLLGIIFACLYLNALDVAPRGSKVSITSASYQDFVLIKIHNITEIPEEALDKIAHLSHSNKTNEVNDMSINLAFLVMNILQGELYFHSSKEFGTTFYLKLPC